A genomic segment from Kyrpidia tusciae DSM 2912 encodes:
- a CDS encoding aldo/keto reductase: protein MRGLSDRAVLNNGVAMPWLGLGVYKTKEGEEVERAVRAALEAGYRSVDTAAMYQNETGVGRAVRESGVPREQVFLTTKVWNSDQGYDSTLKAFEESRRRLGVEYVDLYLIHWPVKGRYKETWRAMEKLYRDGWVRAIGVSNFQIHHLQDLMADAEIRPAVNQVEFHPRLTQKTLLSFCREHGIQLEAWSPLMRGHLFDEPTVRGLAEKYGKTPAQIILRWDLEHQVVTIPKSSHPERIRDNAKVFDFELAPEDVAALDGLNRDQRVGPDPDNFHF from the coding sequence ATTCGGGGATTGTCGGATAGGGCGGTTCTCAACAACGGCGTCGCGATGCCTTGGCTTGGCCTGGGGGTGTACAAAACCAAGGAGGGCGAGGAGGTGGAGCGTGCGGTGCGAGCCGCTTTGGAGGCGGGGTACCGCAGCGTCGACACCGCGGCGATGTATCAGAATGAAACGGGAGTAGGCCGGGCGGTCCGGGAGAGCGGAGTGCCCCGGGAGCAGGTGTTTCTCACGACGAAGGTGTGGAACAGCGATCAGGGGTACGATTCCACCCTAAAAGCTTTTGAAGAGAGCCGGCGGCGGCTGGGGGTGGAGTATGTGGACTTGTACCTCATCCACTGGCCGGTGAAGGGTCGTTACAAAGAGACGTGGCGGGCGATGGAAAAACTGTATCGCGACGGTTGGGTCCGGGCAATTGGAGTAAGCAACTTTCAGATCCACCATTTGCAGGACCTCATGGCGGATGCCGAGATTCGGCCGGCGGTCAACCAGGTGGAATTTCACCCCCGTCTGACCCAAAAAACCCTTTTGTCCTTTTGCCGGGAGCACGGGATTCAATTGGAGGCCTGGAGCCCTCTCATGCGGGGTCACCTGTTCGACGAGCCGACGGTGCGAGGGTTGGCAGAAAAATACGGAAAGACCCCGGCCCAGATCATCCTTCGGTGGGACCTGGAACACCAAGTGGTGACCATTCCAAAATCTTCCCATCCCGAACGGATCCGGGACAATGCCAAGGTGTTCGATTTTGAGCTCGCCCCCGAGGATGTGGCGGCCCTGGATGGGTTGAATCGCGACCAGCGGGTGGGGCCCGATCCGGACAATTTTCATTTTTGA
- a CDS encoding toprim domain-containing protein, with product MKGIDREEERFAILVEGKHDRARLRRILPADVMILCTNGIPGHRRLMALQKQVGRRQAVILTDNDPSGRRIRGLLSEVFPDALHVYTKAGYAGVEGTPLEYLERQLEKAGVLGPGWDE from the coding sequence ATGAAAGGCATCGACCGCGAGGAAGAGCGTTTCGCCATTCTGGTGGAAGGAAAACACGATCGGGCGAGGTTGCGTCGAATCCTGCCCGCGGACGTGATGATACTGTGTACGAACGGGATTCCCGGTCACCGGCGGCTCATGGCGCTGCAGAAGCAGGTGGGGCGCCGGCAAGCGGTGATTTTGACAGACAATGACCCGTCGGGTCGGAGGATCCGGGGGCTGTTGTCCGAGGTGTTTCCGGATGCCCTTCACGTTTATACCAAAGCGGGGTATGCCGGAGTGGAGGGCACACCCTTGGAGTATCTTGAACGACAGTTAGAAAAGGCCGGGGTGCTGGGTCCGGGCTGGGATGAGTAA